In the Nodosilinea sp. PGN35 genome, one interval contains:
- a CDS encoding nitrate reductase associated protein, with amino-acid sequence MTQTGDSLQTDDFFQFEADFVESLRCIPMQVRLKLDTCGVKLKLEHWHRFSEGDRQRLTQLPCGDRDATVAYTAYVQALVHRVQGTPASTLAIDPHPPWHSVDAIPEAVQAQARLVGGEIGLDQWRSLRPLQRFALIKLSRPSHENRNFYPALVEFGLAPPALDASPASI; translated from the coding sequence ATGACCCAGACCGGCGATTCGCTCCAAACCGACGATTTCTTTCAGTTTGAGGCCGACTTTGTGGAGTCGCTGCGCTGCATTCCCATGCAGGTGCGGCTCAAGCTCGACACCTGCGGCGTCAAGCTCAAACTGGAGCACTGGCATCGGTTTAGCGAGGGCGATCGCCAGCGCCTCACCCAGCTCCCCTGCGGCGATCGCGACGCCACCGTAGCCTATACCGCCTACGTGCAGGCGCTGGTGCACCGCGTCCAGGGCACCCCGGCCTCAACCCTGGCCATCGACCCCCATCCCCCCTGGCACAGCGTTGACGCCATCCCCGAGGCGGTGCAGGCCCAGGCCCGGTTGGTGGGAGGGGAGATTGGGCTGGATCAGTGGCGATCGCTGCGCCCCCTGCAGCGCTTTGCCCTAATCAAGCTCAGCCGCCCCTCCCACGAAAACCGCAATTTTTATCCCGCCCTAGTAGAATTTGGGCTAGCGCCCCCGGCCCTCGATGCTTCGCCAGCATCTATTTAA
- a CDS encoding alpha/beta hydrolase-fold protein, whose protein sequence is MVTLPTRSPAPTQEQLQTTQRRIDAYIQTIANHPDRREGAFPYYLFHGADTPIRGTVLMFHGFSAKPHQMSPLADYLFRNGFNVYQAPLAGHAYINPDQNWPQVDLKPEILGPLREKVSADPVLQHFLANLAAAGDGSAPTPTPVQMVGLMARLSKLEPRLLDIIAAIERDNDPDFDRYFVSSHLAYLSDAQARLAELEALPGPISTVGLSVGGAVALALGAKNPQRVAKVVAFAPLLEVYGGETRKRYINLAGPLDVKEFGWDELRFPLGCFTAVSRFGSFVRRSDHLSPLRVKPTLMILTENEDAADLQVNQNFSQALRRASIFKRYDHHYLYTFPSEALVPHPMVDPLEISQNMSNDYWKPMYQETWRFLAQTEFRGSSLGQIDEVPGLPRLDV, encoded by the coding sequence ATGGTTACTCTGCCGACCCGCTCCCCGGCTCCCACCCAAGAGCAACTCCAGACCACGCAGCGGCGCATTGACGCCTACATTCAAACCATCGCCAACCACCCCGACCGGCGGGAGGGCGCGTTTCCCTACTACCTGTTTCACGGGGCCGATACCCCGATTCGGGGCACCGTCTTGATGTTCCACGGGTTTAGCGCCAAGCCCCACCAGATGTCGCCCCTGGCGGACTACCTGTTTCGCAACGGCTTCAACGTCTATCAGGCTCCGCTGGCGGGCCATGCCTACATCAACCCTGACCAAAACTGGCCCCAGGTCGATCTCAAACCCGAAATTTTAGGGCCGCTGCGGGAAAAAGTGAGCGCCGACCCGGTGCTGCAACACTTTTTGGCCAACCTGGCGGCGGCGGGCGACGGCAGTGCCCCCACCCCCACCCCCGTACAAATGGTGGGACTGATGGCCCGGCTCAGCAAGCTAGAACCCCGCCTGCTCGACATCATTGCCGCCATTGAGCGCGACAACGACCCCGACTTCGACCGCTACTTTGTGTCGTCTCACCTGGCCTACCTGAGCGATGCCCAGGCCCGTCTGGCTGAGCTGGAGGCCCTGCCCGGCCCTATCTCGACGGTGGGCCTGTCGGTCGGTGGGGCCGTGGCCCTGGCCCTGGGGGCCAAAAACCCCCAGCGGGTGGCCAAGGTGGTGGCCTTTGCGCCGCTGCTAGAGGTCTACGGCGGCGAAACCCGCAAGCGCTACATCAACCTGGCCGGCCCCCTAGACGTCAAAGAGTTTGGCTGGGATGAGCTGCGGTTTCCCCTGGGCTGTTTTACCGCCGTCAGTCGGTTTGGCTCATTTGTCCGCCGCAGCGACCACCTCTCGCCTCTGCGGGTCAAGCCCACGCTGATGATTTTGACCGAAAACGAAGACGCGGCTGACCTCCAGGTCAACCAGAACTTTTCCCAGGCGCTGCGTCGGGCATCGATCTTTAAGCGCTACGACCATCACTACCTGTATACCTTTCCCAGCGAGGCGCTGGTGCCTCACCCCATGGTTGACCCCCTAGAGATCAGCCAGAACATGAGCAACGACTACTGGAAACCCATGTACCAGGAGACCTGGCGTTTTTTGGCTCAAACCGAGTTCAGGGGCAGCAGCCTGGGGCAGATTGACGAGGTTCCAGGGCTGCCGCGTTTAGACGTTTGA
- a CDS encoding pentapeptide repeat-containing protein yields MAQSPRRRWLPLFLGVAVGLGLTLALAVPGAANDLVRQLLISRACIACDLSDVVLTRANLEDADLTQATLARANLRQARLPRAQMTQADLSAANLHQAVLSGADLSGATLAGADLSQATLTGSRLRQAIAMAVNLERAEARNTNWYGSDLSGSRLDGAAFNHASLSATDLTQATLTKGQFFRADFIGAQLAGADFTGADLRQALIRDAQLAGTNFTDADLLGANLNRTDLSTARFCNTRMANGSINNEHCADLGLPPGNTAP; encoded by the coding sequence ATGGCCCAGTCTCCCCGCCGCCGCTGGCTTCCACTTTTCCTAGGAGTAGCCGTCGGGCTTGGTCTCACCCTGGCTCTGGCGGTGCCCGGAGCCGCCAACGACCTGGTGCGGCAGCTGTTGATCAGCCGCGCCTGCATAGCCTGCGACCTGAGCGACGTAGTGCTCACCCGCGCCAACCTAGAAGATGCCGACCTCACCCAGGCCACCCTGGCCAGGGCCAACCTGCGCCAGGCCAGGTTGCCCAGGGCGCAGATGACCCAGGCCGATCTATCGGCGGCCAATTTGCACCAGGCGGTGCTCAGCGGGGCCGACCTGTCGGGTGCCACCCTGGCCGGGGCCGACCTCAGCCAGGCCACCCTCACCGGCAGCCGCCTGCGACAGGCGATCGCAATGGCGGTCAACTTAGAGCGCGCCGAGGCCCGCAACACCAACTGGTACGGTAGCGACCTCAGCGGCAGCCGTCTGGACGGAGCCGCCTTCAACCATGCCAGTCTGTCCGCCACCGACCTCACCCAGGCCACCCTGACGAAGGGCCAGTTTTTCCGGGCCGACTTTATCGGTGCCCAGCTGGCGGGGGCCGACTTTACCGGGGCCGACCTGCGCCAGGCCCTGATTCGCGATGCCCAGCTGGCGGGAACCAACTTTACCGATGCCGACCTGCTGGGGGCCAACCTCAACCGCACCGACCTCAGCACCGCCCGGTTTTGCAACACCCGTATGGCCAACGGCAGCATCAACAATGAGCACTGCGCTGACCTGGGGCTGCCCCCGGGAAACACCGCACCCTAG